CATTAATGTCAAGGGGGACAATGTCCCTCTGCTTATGAACTGCAAAACCCAAAGCATCACACAAGTGAGTAACCAGCAAGCAAAAATCATAAGAATCAAAAGTATAACAAATCAAAATGCTGgtcacagtaaaaaaaaaatcacataaataattataactggagggaaaagaaaagaataataaaaaggaagaaaatagatTTACAGGCATCAATTTCGTCGTCCATGTCGTCACTGGAATAAGCAGCATGACGagaacttgttttacttttaGAGCTTTTGGTATCTTTCTTCTGATAATTTGTACTTCTTTTCTTCCCCATCCTGTGTTCTCTGTTCTTCACCACCAAACCCTAGAACTGCACCTTTGTCTCTTCACACTCACGAGTCTCGCACCAGTGCAGTGAGGGCGCGAAAGGTGAGGGTTTAAGGCCAGAGAATGGGAAAACCTAGCAGGGATGCgaattaagaaaaagagaaaagaaaaaagaggtgGACAATTACCTAACGCACCCCATTTTGTGCTTGGTGCACCCCATCAGAAATAATAAAGCACTTGAGTGGACTCTTTTACCCTTTATTAATTTTAGCCTGAACCCCAACATCTCTAACTTTCATTGTTCCAGCGCTTTTGCCTTCTCCCCTATTCTCTTTTAAGCTTCTTTCTTACTCTCCCATCCTCCCAGCGTCGCCACGCTCCTAATTTTTGTTGATCCCATTGCCACTGCACCCTATTCTCCCTTGTCTGGTTTGCACATCGTGCCCCCACAACTTTCGctgtataaatttaaaattcttacctatattatggattGATCAATCCGTAAAAGCATATACATTGCAGATTGTTGAATCTGTAATCAATagtattaataaaactattcaaCAACCACTTACTCATCCATGTGTCACCACCTAACTCCTTTGCCATGTGTTATACTGTTATAGTTTCCTATACTATGGCctcacttatttttaaatttttgtacttTCTTTTACTATACTTTCTCTCCTGTTTTATCACCATGCAAATATACAAATACCGTagcaaaaacaattttttcctGTCACTTCCAACAAGCTTTGGtacaactttattttaaaaaattaaaaagaaaacttataaaattaatcaacaATATTTTTGTTACTTCTATCTATTACTCACTTTCTATTTCTTACTCTTTAAAAACCCTGCAATTGTAGGGTTCTCATTCTAGTTGTATTAATAACATCACAGAATAACTAATCCATAATGCGATCAATACAATTATGGATTGTGAAATCCAAAAATCCATAGTGCATATGTTGTTACAAATTGCTGAATATGAAATGCAATTTTTGATATTATGAATTTCACAATTAGTAATACGAAAAATACATTATGGATTCAACAATTCATAACAACATATACATTACAGATTGCATAGTCCATAATGAATCACTTCATTCGACCTTTCCTTCTTCACAATCCATAATACACTCCAGAATTTGCATCTAAACCCCTCACCTTGTTTTATTGCCTCTCCTTACACTCATGTGTTGCACACTTCACTTGAAGACTCTCTCTGGTGGCAACATGCGCAAAGGAAAGAGGGGTGCGTAGATCTAGATGGTGACAAGGTGACAGCATGCGCAAATTTGGGTGGTGCGAGGTGTGTGGGCGAATCTGGGTGGTGTTGGGTGGCGGCACATGTGGAGGAAATATGTGAGAGCGGTAGCAAATCAAGACAAACTCTGAATACTCGATATGACCTCAAAATAAGAAGGGTCAAACGGGGGTAGTGGTGATGGTTTAGGGAGGAGGAGGGAGAGAGGAAGAGGGGCAAAAAAGGGGTATTAGAAAGTTTTAAGGTGCTTCAAGCAAAACATGGATGTGTTTAGTAATTGCCGAAGAGGTGCAAATATAATGGGCCACCCACTGTTTGGGCCCAGACCATCCCAAAAttgatatatttgatatttagcACCCGGTTCCGACACAGGAACAGCACAAGGTTCGTTTCTCTTCCATTTCTCTCGCGGTCTCTCTTCTTCCATGCCGTGACTTGCTTCAACGTCTATCTGTGACTGTCACTGCTATAGCAACAAACCTCACACAAATGGCGTGTTGCTATAAGTACCATAACCTATTTCTCCACTCTCATTTCTTGTTGAGAAAGCTTCCGTTCCCGCGCCACGTCAACGCCACGAGTTTCTCTCGCAATCTTCGAACCCCGTGGCTGCTTCGTTCTTCGCGCGCGCCACTCTCTAAGGTAACACACTCACctattatatattatcattacaCGCTGCACTGTGCTGTGTTTTCATTCTGTTgaaatttctctttctctttcctttttttttggtttgcttTTATCGTTAGGGCTATTGTAGTGCTACTTCAGAATCGCCGGGAGCTGTTCCCGCGACTCCGCCAACCGCCGCGGCGACGTTGGTTCCCGGCGCCGGAATCGGAACCGCTCGGGCGATGCAGTTAGGTTCTGCTGTCAATGCGGAACGTGTGACGAACAGCGATCCTTTGAATGGCAGAGTGATGATCATTGACGGTACTTCGATTATTCACCGCGCGTACTACAAGCTTTTAGGCACGTTTCGTTTTCTTTACTCGTTTTAGTTCACGCTGAATTAGAATTGTGTTGTTCACTTCCTTTTCTAGGGCGTGGTGAGTGTTTTATGGACCACCAGCTACATCGTTATCTTATCCAATGGCTTTTTAAACTTGTTATGTTGGCTTCGTTTCCTCTGAACTATTATTAAGTGAACCCTGAATTCGTGAGGCCTTGTCATGATAGTCTCTTTGGAATtagaaaaatgtcaaataaatcttTGAAATTAAAACTGCTGccctaaaattattattgacaGTAGTTTTAATTTCTAGGAtttatttgacaattttttattcCAGAGACTACTATGATAGCGTCTTACAAATTCAGGCACTAAAAGGAGGCTCTACTTGAATTATCTTCTATTTGGAGTGTATTTGCTATGTTGCTATAGGTTTTGAAGAAGAGGATTTTAATTGTGCCACGTGTTCAATAAAACTTGTACAGTATGCTTTATTGTGTAAATTTTgctgtttgataaaattaaaagttgtttTGGATAATTGGCTTTCTGTTGTTCgctctttgttttttattttttttttcattttttgatttGGGGTTTTGTTTGAGGAGTGTAGCTGATTGTTGTTAATCTTTTTCATGGTGTGATAGCAAAGTTGCACCATGGCCATCTAACACATGCTGATGGAAATGGAGATTGGGTTTTAATGATGTTTACGGCACTATCGCTTGTAAGTTATCTGTATAGACGTGTATGtagatgtttgattttttttattttttattttctcattttaatttGTAGAATTCATAAACTTTTTATGCTCCTGGCATCATTTGTTTGTCATCTTGGTGAtttgtttctttcttgtttCTACATTGGTATCTGAACAATAAAGCTATAGATGAAGGAATTTTGCCGCTCAACAAGATTACTCTTGAGTTTTATGGAAAAATATGAACAACTAATTTTAATAcccattgaaaaaaaatactttgggatagacaatgAAATATAAGATAGTTTGAAGAGCAATTGTTCCAAGCACGGAAAGGTAAAGGGTATTGGCTTGCAGTTTCTTGGGGTAAGCTGATCAGTGTGTTTAGAGTATAAGATTAACTTGTTAAGTCGAATtgctagtttttttattttttatttttagtatgcCTATAAGTATGATCTCTTACATTCTTATATTATTGTCACCTGACTTACATTTATTGTCGTGTGGGCATTATTGTTGtactataatataaatataagcgCCTTTATAATCATTTGTCTAATTAAATAATGCTGTTTGTTGTGTCAGCAAGTGCAAACACATGGTCTTATAAGAGCTATAATTTAAACTTTTCTGCAGCATTTTTCACTTGTCTTCTTGATTAATCTTATAGACTTAATGagcaataattttaatttgcacTGAAGAAACTTTGTAGTGGCATTTTCTTAatcaacaaagaagaaaaataatgcagATTTCTTGGAAGTTATTCAAATTgaaccacaattttttttaattgacaatGCAGTATtatataatgattttaattgCGGTTTAATAATGAACACACATATAAGTTTCATTTTGTTTAACTGatttgttgtttttatcttcTAGTTATTCTTGGTTATCTTTCTTGCAGATAATTGATGTTTTGGAATTTATCCCTTCCCATGTGGTGGTAAGTTATTTATGTTATAAAGCATGTATTTCCATACAAAATTTCATTGTcactatttttttcctattattttaatcttattcTTTTTGTCGTGTTTACAATCAGTTAatcttttggtttcttttgCATGCAGGTAGTGTTTGACCATGATGGTGAGTGACTACCTCTATATTTGCTTgtatgtttttctaattttttcctCTGATATCCTCTATGCTAAAaaagtaaacttttttttaatcattgtgatacttcttttctctactattttactttttttgggtgTATGCAGTATGATTACATTGATGATCAATTATGAAATTAGTTTTGATGCAGCATTTTGCTGTGCTCCTTATGTTTTGATTGAGATAGTATTGGTTTCCTTGACTGAATTTGGATTGCTCTATTTACAAAAGGATATAAGAGAAATTCTATTGACTCCAATGACAATAAAAATGCTGGGAGGCAAAACATGGAATACAAGGATAGCATGATGGGCATAATGGATGAAGCCCTAAATTAGAAATGTAGTGTGAATGAAACAGAAGAATGGACACCTACATAACTTTGGTACTGTTTGTGTGGTCTTAAACTTTAGGAGATCTGTTCAGTTTGGTCTGCATTTTCAAATGATTCCTCCGTAAGAAAATTGAATTCATATTACATCGACTTGTGAAATTAATGAgaagcttttttttaaaaaaaggaaatagaaaAGGAATGTGTCAAACTggttatacaaataaaaataatgttgttattttttatattgttaagtTTGATTAAAACTGTGCATCTTTTCAGTCTGTATTCCAGATTGGCCTTGAAGAATTctttttgtcataatatttaaCCTTAAAGTATCCTCTGCTAGCAATATTGGTCATACACTATTTACATTTgtgcaatggggtacgaagtttttattTAACCTTAAAGTATCCTCTGCTAGCAATATTGGTCATACACTATTTACATTTGTTTTCTATGAAGTATATAAGGTTTCCTGTTGAGCATAAGACTAAAACATCCTTGTGCTACCTGCCTCACTAAAACATGGAATATAGACTTATGCCATTGCTCTATTTCTGCTGGACTACCTTTGCAGTTCCTGCCAAAGTATTAGCCTTTTGTTTTAACATGACAATAGGAATTATGTAGTGAGATGGAGTTGAATGCTTtcatatttttgcaatcttCTTGAGTTTCTGTTTTGGCATATCTTGTACTAATGGATTCATATCATGGTTTAccataatcataaataaaagatcaaatataACAGATTAGAAGTAATTTGATGTCTAATCGTTAGCATTTAAGGAAAACAGCATCTTATCTTGTACTAATGGATTACCATAATCATAAATGAAACAACAAATATAACAGAAATTAGAAGTAATTTGATGTCTAATCATTAGCATTTTAGGAAATAGCAGCCTTTAGTTTGATCAGAAACTGTAGAGAAAGGAAGATTTTTGCACCTGGAAAgcataaatagataaataaacaataaagtaGTATTTGCTGCATGGTTTCCCACCAAATTCTTGCACTGATAATCTAGGATGTTGTATTTAGGTGGAACCTATCATGATCTGTGAAGACAGTAACATAGGAGGAAACTATGTTCAGTCATGTACAAATTGCTTCTCGAAGCTGTTGATGTACTTTAGTTTCTGGGCATATTAAGGATTTGAAACATATCATTTTGCGTCTCTTTCTTCCTAGCAGCTAACTTCATTTCTCAGGTTCATTGGCTTGTAAAGCCGCTCtcaaacacaattttaataGAGAAAACCTTTTCATTTCAGGAATTCCTATTGGTCATACAtataattcatcaaaagaaagtTTTACTGCAAAAGGTATGTTTTTTTGAGTTTCAGTATTTGCATGATGAAGTTGGAATATGAGAACAGTGTCAGGATTTGAATCTCATTCTTTTGTGGTTATATACAGGCAAGAGTGGAGTGGAGTGGAGtgcttaatttcttttaaaaaaataatctttctatgcattttttttcttaaattatttggCTTCCACAAATAAAGTGCTCTTTTACTTTGTCCACCCATCCCAAGTAAAACTCCTCTAGCTCCTAAACTCTCTATATAGGTACCCTTTCACATTCATATGTCTGGATTTCATTCAGATGATGCACTTTTGTCATCATAAGGATGGAGGTAATCCAGATAATGATCTCAACTGTTTTGGGAACTTGTCAAGAAAGTTAGGCTCTAGATTTTGGAGAATATAATGCTTTGGCTATATTTCTaagccaaattaaaaaaaaaatctagcttTTTCCCTCTATGTTGGGTTGGCTAAATGGATCAAATGACACCATAGTGTTCTAGACTTCTAGTGTGAATCATCAATCATGTCCATAGACAAAACATTCAGTATATTCTTTTGTTTGCCTTTTACTGCCCAACACTTAGTCTTTACAGTGTTGCGGGTCTTATAGTTATAGTCGTAAATTTTTTCCTTAAGCTTGAGTGGTACATACCTTTTTGTTGCAAATAACACTCAAGGCACTCCTCTTCATTCACCCTGCTTGCATCCTATGGTTTACATTTCTCTCTATTTCTGTCTTTTGTTTAATGGATCCATGGTACTTGAACCATGAGATTTCTGTTGAGGTATGGTCTCTAACTTTTACCTCTAATCCAGGATTGGTGCGcctttgctaaatttacatTACATGCTTCTACTTAAACAAGAGCCATGTGCTTCCAAAACCCACCTCCACGTCAAGAACATCTCATTGATCTCCCTGTCAACTCTCCACCTAGGACTATATCATCTGCCAAAAAACATGCATCATGGCACTGCTCTTGAATATGCTCTTTAGTAGTAGTACAAAGATAGGGGCTCAATGTTTACCCTTGATGCAGTCCTATAGTTATTGGAAAATCTATTGTTATTTGTGACCTTAACTTATACCAGTTGTGATCCCCTCGTACATAGCCTTGTTTGCTCAAACTAGGCAATATGAAGTCCTTTCTTCTCTAGGTCCCTCCCCAATACATCTCTTGGCACCTTATCTTTCACCTTTTCCATATCAATGAAGACCGGATGTTTGTCTTCCTGGGCTGTTGTAagccaaattaaatataaatatgtactTCCTGGATTGTTCTGTTGCATCTTTATATTCCTTTCTCATGCTTCATTTGGGGACCATAATATCTATCTGCTTATAATCGTAGGCTGTAATAATGTGGTTCTGCATGGCCCTGATCTTTTATTCTGTTCATATTTGTCTCACTTTGATTTTGATGGGGCTTCAATTCAAATCCTACTCGTCTACTTGGGTAGTTAATATTTACGTCTTACTGTGTTTTTAGAATGACTAACTGATTAATTTCCCTATTTAAGTAAGTTTTACCTGTATTCGTTGATCATGTCTTACTTCAACACTTTGCATTACAGCTTCATTATGTTATGTATCTTAATTTCATGTGCACTTTATTTGAAGGCCAGAATTTTCGGCACAATCTATACCCTGCATACAAGAGCAACCGTCCTCCAACTCCTGATACCATTGTTCAGGGACTTCAATACTTCAAAGCATCCATCAAGGCTATGTCCATAAAAATCATCGAGGCAAGTATAAGTTGTGGATTTATATTGGTTACAGATTTTAAGGgtgtaatataatattattgataCAAATTCATTCAATGATACTATGATAGGTTCCAGGTGTAGAGGCAGATGATGTGATTGGAACATTAGCCTTAAGGAGTGTTGATGCTGGGTACAAGGTGATCTCCTTAATGAATTTGAATATTACTCTGATGCACATTTTCAGATTTGAGGAAATATTGTTCTCTTCAAGTCTTGACCAAATGAAAGTGTACAATTATGAGAGTACATGCAAAACCTCTCTCTGTACTGCAAgcattgttatttatataattgtgttattcagTTTAATAACAGTGTTATTGTTAAGATCCCACATCAGCTAGGTATATGGTCAAAATATTCCATATAATTATAGCCCATGTGAGCTAGCTTTTTGGTTTGAATTTAAGCCCAATCTGTATTCTGTTCCCAATGCAATTGCCCCCATAACTGGTAATGTGCATCCATCCCTGGTCCTAGGTGTGAGAGTGGAGATCCCATGACCATGTATGTGGCCAAAAATACATAATGACTAGGGCAATCCTTTCCCCTTGAGTAAGCTTTTGGGGTTTAGTTAAGTCGCAATTCATTCTTGATTCTAGTAGTTTTGTAAATATGCATTTATTAATCAATTGAAATGTTAAATCTTCTGGGTTTTAAACAAGATAATTACATTGTTTCATAAGTATCAATGTCATTTTAGTTAAATTGAATGGGAGTAGAAAGGACAAGTAGTGATATGGAAGCTTTGATAAGGAAGGTTAAAATTTGCATAGCTGAATAGTTGTGCAATCGAATTACTTTTGACTACCTTCCTGTGGTTTGACAGTTGAAGATTTTCCTTGTCCTCTTTTGTCAATTGCCTCCTCCTGGTAGTAATTATTATTTAGTATTGGTGAAAATACCATtgattttctgttttgtttgaTATGTATATTTGTTAGTCTGTTGATGATATTGAAATTTCTGCCAATGTTTATTATGGTTTTTTCATGCTAATTACTAGTGTGATTGATAAGACTTGATTGAATTATGATGGGGCTATTTtgcttgaataaaattataaataacttgATATTTATGCTTTCTTTATGGAAATGACTTCAATGGCATTGCTAAGTCAATGCTACAAATGTTTGTCTTATCTTGATGATAGGTACGAGTTGTCTCCCCCGACAAAGATTTTTTTCAGATTTTATCTCCTTCGCTGCGTCTCCTTCGAATTGCTCCACGTGGTGATCAGTTAGTATCAGACATAATTTCCGCTTTTATGTCTTGTGCTGGCTAATGATACAGTGCCATAATTGATATGATAGCACTTTATTTCTGACTTTAATATAATgagaaataatcaaataaacatttttttaccttttttttccttctcacttatcCTTTTATACATGGATAATCACATCACCAGAGGAAAACAATTGAAAAAGAgattcattttttacatttgaaCTCCCTGCTATTTTAGAGTGTGGACCATTATACCTTATTGGCGATGTAAATATTATGCTAACACATGTTGCTCTATCTCTTAGTATTGCTTATTGAGTGCTGCATGAACTTCTTTCATAAACTAATAGTGAAAAAACTGTATTACATGGAACAATACTGGTGTTGCATGCTTGATAACAATTCAATAATATGCTTCTTCataaatcaaattgaaacaaagtgcAACAAGGCTGCCACagaaagattttcaaaatttaatagccttataatatttataataacaataattattattatttacagtTGCAATTTACAAAGTAGTTTATTCTTATGTTTTTGGACTTGTCGAGAATCAGTAGGATTATTCTGTAATAAATGTAGATTATAGGCACATAATATTTGATTAAGAGGAAACCAAATATCCTCCATTTATTTGTAACTTTTTGCAATAAGCCTATGTAATCTCTCATTTGTGTTGTATTCTGACCCATGGTTTACAGTCACAATATGCCTCTGTCCTTTCATTTCAATAAgactgtttctatttttttgataCATTGgactgtttctatttttttcaacaGGATGGTTTCATTTGGAGTTGAGGATTTTGAAGAGAGATATGGAGGTCTGAAACCATCCCAGTTTGCAGATATGATCGCACTTACTGGTGATAGATCTGATAATATTCCAGGTTATTTTGTGCTCCTCCATTTCAAATGTTATTTGCTGAAACATgagaaatgaaatagaaaagggtTATTAAGAATCTGAGAAGCTTTTCAAATTTGTCGATATGCATAATTTCTTATTAGTCACCTATGAAATCAATGGGTTTAAGACCTGTTGGaattagaattattattttagtatttagtCTTGTGTCAGGATTTAGTTCTTTAGTTGTACTGGTATTAGGTCAGTGATTTATTACCACATCATAACATCAGAATCTCATTATTAAAATGTGTCttcccttctttcttttctatctTTTCTCCTTAATTTCAACAAGACCAATATCCTACATCATTGTAGAAAGTCACttattaaatatgataacaTTAATTCATTCTGTTGCAGAAGGAATCCCATCCTCGGGCCATTCTTATATTTGGAAGGAGTCCCATCTTAGTGTTGGAATCACCATTCTATGTATTTTTATGTGACAAACTAttgaatcatcatttccttAGAATGATCCTGTACTAAGCATGCTCTTAGGGGTTAAGTTATATAAGCTTctgaaattttaacaaatatttaatacttttaataCTTTATAAATGCAGGAGTTCATGGAATTGGAGATGTTCATGCTGTGCAATTAATCAGTAGATTTGGTGAGGTTTATtaactttctctttctttttccaaaAGGTTACATTGTGTTAAGTTGAGGATTCTCATCTAGTGTTGGATTCATTGGTAAAACATATTCTGGCATCGTGAGAATTCAATATTCATCAAGTGCCATGGTCTGTGATTTGACTTTTACAAACTTAACTATGAGAGTCTGTCTTCCTATCTAATAAGAGCTGGCATTTTTATTTGCTTATGCCCAAATCAAGAATCTAAGGAGACATGGTAAGGGAAAACAAAATGTGAGTGATAATAGATTTGTTAGGCACCCCCTATGCTGGACCATGGGAGGAAGGTGAGGGAGGGAAAGAGGGGTTTTCACCATACTTATTACTGAATTCTTAAATAGCAGGTAGAGAAAGTAGACATAGCAAAAGTGAGGTCTCTCTTGGGTTGATAAAATGCACAGGGAAAGGAGAGAGGTTGGACAAGAATTTGGTGAGGTTTGGGCTGGAGTTCCCTGCCATGTGCTATGCTATCtgtattttcttttcctgtGAGAGTCAGAGGTTCTGCACCGAGTTATCATTGGAATTACTTCTTTCTGTAATGAAATACCTGGGTTCTTATCATAATTCCTTTGCTGTATCCTTTTCAAGTGTTTGGTTTGGCTGGAAAATCACAAATTGACAGTACCTTACTACCTTTATTGCACTGTCCAGAAAAAGACAGTGCAAGTTTATTGacttaattagtttataatGCTGCAGATATAACAGTcctttctttgattgttttCCCTTGTCAGTTTGGTTCTTGTTCTACTTATTGagtgttttaaaaactatttgaattacttttaagttttatcGCTTGGGTGCTTGGTTGGCATCTGATAGTATAGTCATCCAAATAATTTAACTTTCTTGAACACACTGGAAAAGATTTTTGTTTGCAGCTACTTGGTCTTGTaccttgaatattttttaatttatgtatggTTGTAAGCATATTTCTTCACCTATATGAGCAGGCACATTGGAGAGGTTGTTGGATTCTGTGGATCAAATTAAAGAGGATCGCATTAAAAAGGTATTCCTGATTGATATTATGCTTCGCATGCAAGTTTGCTCACATGATGATTAAAATGTTCTCATTGGAATTTATGTCTAGTTCAACATGATTAGTGAGGTTTCTTGTTGCATTTAGTATCTGAATGTAGGCAGTTCCCTACTTAAAATTATTGTAGCTCACCTTCATATTCTACATTGACACTCAGCACTAATATTGTGCTTACATTTGTGATTTTCCTTCTAGGCCTTGATCGAAAATGCTGAGCAGGCAGTCTTGAGCAAGGAACTGGCAAGCATCTTAATCTCTAATatttatttctctcctcttttttctactttttctcAGCATCTATTTGTCCTGTTATCTATACAACTTTGTCTTCATGTGTTAGTACTTCAAATTATGACAGGCATTGTTGCGTTCTGATCTTCCATTGTACATGGTACCGCTCGCTATAAGAGATCTCTCGTTTAATAAACCAGAGGTTTGTGGCATTGAAGGCAGTTTAAATTTTCgacttgtatattttttaattagtttttagcaTGGTCTTTTCAGTCCAATTACAgagtttatt
This region of Glycine max cultivar Williams 82 chromosome 7, Glycine_max_v4.0, whole genome shotgun sequence genomic DNA includes:
- the LOC100792557 gene encoding DNA polymerase I, thermostable isoform X1; the encoded protein is MACCYKYHNLFLHSHFLLRKLPFPRHVNATSFSRNLRTPWLLRSSRAPLSKGYCSATSESPGAVPATPPTAAATLVPGAGIGTARAMQLGSAVNAERVTNSDPLNGRVMIIDGTSIIHRAYYKLLAKLHHGHLTHADGNGDWVLMMFTALSLIIDVLEFIPSHVVVVFDHDGIPIGHTYNSSKESFTAKGQNFRHNLYPAYKSNRPPTPDTIVQGLQYFKASIKAMSIKIIEVPGVEADDVIGTLALRSVDAGYKVRVVSPDKDFFQILSPSLRLLRIAPRGDQMVSFGVEDFEERYGGLKPSQFADMIALTGDRSDNIPGVHGIGDVHAVQLISRFGTLERLLDSVDQIKEDRIKKALIENAEQAVLSKELALLRSDLPLYMVPLAIRDLSFNKPEDNGSKFNSLLTAISAYAEGFSADPIIRRTVHLWGKLDSR
- the LOC100792557 gene encoding flap endonuclease Xni isoform X2, whose amino-acid sequence is MQLGSAVNAERVTNSDPLNGRVMIIDGTSIIHRAYYKLLAKLHHGHLTHADGNGDWVLMMFTALSLIIDVLEFIPSHVVVVFDHDGIPIGHTYNSSKESFTAKGQNFRHNLYPAYKSNRPPTPDTIVQGLQYFKASIKAMSIKIIEVPGVEADDVIGTLALRSVDAGYKVRVVSPDKDFFQILSPSLRLLRIAPRGDQMVSFGVEDFEERYGGLKPSQFADMIALTGDRSDNIPGVHGIGDVHAVQLISRFGTLERLLDSVDQIKEDRIKKALIENAEQAVLSKELALLRSDLPLYMVPLAIRDLSFNKPEDNGSKFNSLLTAISAYAEGFSADPIIRRTVHLWGKLDSR